The genomic DNA CATTTTGAGCCGGTGCCCTGGTGCAGGCGGTGTCGACGCTCCTCAATTCATAGCTGCCAGGGCTTGGGTGGCGGGCGCAGGAGGCTGTTTTCGTCTCAAGGCCCCGGGGCGGTGGCGCGTGGGCCCCTGTCGGCAGCCGTGCGTGCTCCGCGCCGGGGCGCGTCCCGTCAGCCGTCGATCAGCTTCGGGTCCCACGCAAACACGGTCTGCTCCTGCTCGCCCAGCTTCTCGATGCCCAGGCGCATCACGTCGCCGGGCTTGAGGAACTGCGCCTGGGGCTTCTTGCCCATGCCCACGCCGGGCGGGGTGCCGGTGGTGATCAGGTCGCCGGGCTCCAGCGTCATGAAGCGGCTCAGGTAGCTCACCAGCTGCGCCACGGTGAAGATCATCGTGCGGGTGCTGCCAGTCTGCTGGCGCTCGCCGTTCACGTCCAGCCACATCGACAGATTCTGCGGGTCGCCCACCTCGTCGGCGCTCACCAGCCAGGGGCCGATGGGGCCGAAGGTGTCGCAGCCCTTGCCCTTGTCCCAGGTGCCGCCGCGCTCGAGCTGGTATTCGCGCTCGGAGATGTCGTTGATGGTGCAGTAGCCGGCCACGTGCTGCAGCGCGTCCGCCTCGCTCACATAGCGCGCGCGGGTGCCGATCACCACGCCCAGCTCCACCTCCCAGTCGGATTTGACCGAACCCTGCGGCAGCACCACGGGGTGGTTGCAGCCCACGGCGCAGTCCACCGTCTTGGTGAAGACGATGGGCTCCTGGGGGATGGCCATGCCGGCTTCGGCCGCGTGGTCGGCGTAGTTCAGGCCGATGGCGATGAACTTGCGCATGCCCGTCCACGGCACCGCCAGGCGGCCCTGGGGCACGACGGGCAGGGTGGCGGCATCGATGGCGGCCAGCGCGGCCAGGCCAGAGGGTGACAGGGTGGCGGGGCTGATGTCGGGCAGCACGCCGCTGAGGTCGCGCACCGTGCCGTCGGTGTGCAGGAGTGCAGGTTTTTCCTGGCCCTTGGGGCCGTGGCGAAGCAGCTTCATGGTTCGTAGTGGTGAGGGGTTGGATGGTGGGTGGCGCGGAACGCAGAGCGTAGATGAAATCAGTTGGACCAGCCGCCGTCGATGACCTGGGCGGTGCCCGTGGTGAACGATGACTCGTCGCTCGCCAGGTACACCGCCAGCGCGGCGATCTCCTCGGCCCGGCCCAGGCGGCCCATGGGCTGGCGCTCGACGAAACCTGCTTCGACGGCGGCCAGGCTCTGGCCCGTGGCCGCGGCCTGCGCGGTGATCCGCTCCTGCAGCGACGGCGACATCACCGTGCCCGGGCAGATGGCATTGCAGCGGATGCCCTGGGCCACGAAGTCGGCGGCCACCGACTTGGTCAGGCCCACGACCGCCGCCTTGGTGGTGCCGTAGACGAACCGCCGGGGCGCGCCCTTGATGCTGCCCGCCACCGAGGCCACGTTGATGATGGACCCGGCGCCGCGCGCCAGCATGCCGGGCAGGAACGCGCGGATGGTGCGAAATTGCGCGCGCACGTTCAGATCGAACGCGAAGTCCCACTCGTCGTCCGTGCAGTCGAGCACACTGCCCGCGTGTACAAAGCCCGCGCCGTTGAACAGCACGTCCACCGGCCCCACGGCTGCTGCGGCATCGCGCACGGCCTGGGCCTGGGTCACGTCCAGCACGCGGGTCTCGCAGCCGGTGTCGTGCTGCAGGGTGGCCAGCGCGGCGGCATTGATGTCGGTGGCGATCACCCGCGCGCCCTGGGCCGCGAAGGCAATGGCGGTGGCGCGGCCGATGCCCTGGCCGGCGGCGGTGAGAAAGGCGGTCTTGCCTGCAAGTCGGTGTGTCATGGAATGCGGGGCGTGAAGCGTGGGTGGGAGTGCTGTGGGGCAGGGGTGGGCGCCGTCAGCCCGTGAACCAGCGCAGCGGCGCCAGCACCGTCTGCGGGAAGATCACCATGATGAACATCACCGCGAACTCGGCCGCCATGAAGGGCAGCACGCCGCGCGTCACCTCGTCCATCTTCATGCGCCCCACACCGGCCACCACGTTCAGGATGGTGCCCACCGGCGGCGTGACCAGGCCGATGGAGTTGTTGATGATGAACAGCACGCCGAAGTACACCGGGTCGATGCCCGCGGCCTTGATCACCGGCATCAGCACGGGGGTCAGGATCAGGATGGTGGGCGTCATGTCCATCGCCGTGCCCACCAGCATCACCAGCACCATGATCGCGATCAGCAGCAGCGTCTGGTTGCCCATGAAGGGTTTGAGCAGCTCCACCATCTGTGCAGGCAGGTTGGCCACGGTGATGAGCCACGACGACACCATGGCCGCCGCCACGAGGAACATCACCACCGCCGTGGTCTTGGCCGCGGTGGTGAAGATGGGCAGCAGCGCGCGCAGCGGCAGCTCGCGGTAGATCACGCTGGCCACGAACAGCGAATACACCGCCGCGACCACCGCGGCCTCGGTCGGTGTGAACACGCCCATGCGCAGGCCCACCAGGATGAACACCGGCAAGGTCAGCGCCCACACCGACTCACGCGCGGTGCGCCAGACTTCGGCTGCAGTCTTCTTCTCCGGCATGGCCAGCACCTCCTTGCGGCCCACCCACCACCAGGTCACCGCCAGGCCCACGCCGATCATGATGCCCGGCACGATGCCCGCGATGAACAGCTTGCTGATCGACACGTTGGCCGCCACGCCGAAGATCACGAAGCCGATGCTCGGCGGAATGATGGGCCCGATGACGCCCGAGGCCGCGATCAGCCCGCCCGACACCTCCTTCTTGTGCCCGGCCTTGACCATCATCGGCAGCAGCAGCGCCGTGAGCGCCGCCGCATCGGCCACGGCCGAGCCCGACAGCGACGACAGCAGGCAGGCGGCCAGGATCACCACATAGCCCAGGCCTCCCTTCACATGCCCCACCAGCGCCAGCGCGAAGTTCACGATGCGCTGCGACAGCCCGCCCACGTTCATGATCTCGCCGGCCAGCATGAAGAAGGGCACGGCCAGCAGCGGAAAGCTGTCGGCGCCATTGATGAAGTTCTGCGCCAGGATCTGCGCGTCGAACAGATCGAGTTGCCACATCAGCGCGACGCCGGCGGCCAGCAGTGCATACGCGATGGGAATGCCCAGCGCCATGGTGCCGATGAGGGCCCCCAGAAAAATCAGCACGGTCATGTGTTGTCTCCGTTATTTTTGATGTGCCATCTGTGTGTGCATGCGTGCTTACTTGCTCACTCGCCGCGCTGCTTCGGGGGCAGGCCCAGGGCTCGTGCGGCCGCATCTTCGCGCGCCAGTTCAGCCTGCAGGGCTTCGAGCTCTGCCTGTTCTTCGGACTCCTTGACCATCACCAGCTCGTTCTCGCTGGCCTTGCCGGTCAGCACGCGCAGCAGCTGCAGCGTCAGCAGGAAGCCGGCGCACACCGAGAACACCACGCCCGAGGCATAGAAGATGGCCATCGATGCGCCCGTGACCGGGGCCTCCACATCCCAGTTGATCTTCATCTGCTGCCAGCTGCCGTCGAAGAACAGCCAGGTGATGTAGAGCATCAGCACGTGGCCCAGCGCCATGCAGGCTTTCTTGCCCCGCACCGACAGGCGCGACACCAGCATGTCGGTGCCCAGGTGCGCGTTCTCCTTGATGGCCGCCACCGCGCCCAGGAAGGTGATCCACACGAAGAGCCAGCGCGACAGCTCCTCGCTGACGGCGATGCCGGAGTTGAAGACGTAGCGCAGCACCACGTTGCCGAACACCAGCACCACCATGGCGGCCAGCGCCAGTGCGATGAGGAGGTTGATGGCCCGGACGTAGCGGTCGATGAAGGTATTGAGCATGCTGAGGTCTCCGTGGATGGCGGGGCCGGTCTGTTTTTTTGAGGCGTTCAGAGCGCCGCGCCCTGCAGCAGCCCGCGCGCGGCCAGGTTGGCGATGAAGGCCCGCAGGCCGAAGCGCCAGGGCGGCGCGCTCTCGCTGTGCGCCACGGTGTTGTGCAGCGCGCCCAGCCAGGCGCTCTGGATGCTGACCACGTCGCCCAGCTTGTGGGTGAAGCCGCCGCCGGGCTGGTCGCGGTCTTCGATGGGCGCGAACAGCGTGCCCAAAAAAAGCATGAAGCCGTCCGGGTACTGGTGCGCGGCCAGCGTCTGGGCCACCAGGTCGGCCGGGTCGCGGCTGATGCTGGCCATGGTGTTGATGCCGCGCAGCGTGAAGCCGTCGGTGCCCGCCACGCGCAGGTGCACGGTCTCGTTGCGCACCTGGTCCAGCCCGAAGCCGGCGTCGAACAGCCGGATGAACGGGCCGATGGCGCACGAGGCGTTGTTGTCCTTGGCCTTGCCCAGCAGCAGCGCGCTGCGGCCCTCGATGTCGCGCAGGTTCACGTCGTTGCCCAGCGTGGCACCCACGATGGCGCCACGGCTGTTGACGGCCAGCACCACCTCGGGCTCGGGGTTGTTCCAGGCCGAATCGGCGCGGATGCCGATCTCCTCGCCCGTGCCCACCGATGCGAGCACCGGCGCCTTGGTGAAGACCTCGGCGTCGGGGCCAATGCCGACTTCGAGGTACTGCGACCACAGGCCTTTGTCCTGCAGCAGTGCCTTCAAGGCCATGGCCTGCTCCGAGCCCGGGCGAATGTCGGCCAGGCTCTCTCCGATGAGTCCCACCACCTGGCTGCGCAGGCCCTGGGCCCGGGCCGCGTCCCCGCGCGCCTGCTCTTCGATCACGCGCTCGATCAGGCTGGCCGCGAAGGTCACGCCAGCCGCCTTGACCACCTGCAGGTCGCAGGGGGCCAGCAGCCAGGGGCGGGACGTGTCGCGCACGCCATGCTGGCCGGTTTGGCTGTTGGCCAGCAGTTCGTCCACGCTGCACAGGTACTGGCCCTCGGCGGCTCCCACTGCCTCGGCGGGCGCGGGCGTGTCCAGCAGCGTGCTCATGGTGGGGTAGTGCCGGCTCAGGTCGAACACGCCACCGGTGCGCAGGGCCACCACCGCCGGGCCGGGCACGGCGCCGTGCACCCAGGCGCGGCCGACCAGGGTGCCGGCCAGGCCGTCGTCGGGAAGAATGTGGGCGCGCGCAGCCCCACCGGCCGCTGTGGCCGCTGTCGTTTCACTCATGGGAGTTCCTTGGAAAAGAGTTCTGAATCGGTGCCGCGCCCGCCCAGGCGCAGCGTCTCAATGGTTGTGGCGCGGCGTGTGTTCGGAAATGCACCGGTAGTCCAGCGCAAAGTCGAGCGTCGCGCCATCCACCAGCTGGCCGGTCTTCTCGCGGTACAGCGCCTCCCAGGGCGACTGGCTTTTGGGAACAGGCGGCGCGGGCAGTTCGCGGCGGCGGCGCTCGATCTCCTCGGGGGCCACCAGCGCGTCGCACCGGCCGGCGTTCAGGTCGATGCGGACCATGTCGCCGCTGTGCAGCCAGGACAGGCCCCCGCCCACCGCGCTTTCGGGGGAGACATTCAAAATCGACGGGCTGTCGGCCGTGCCCGACTGGCGCCCGTCGCCCAGCGTGGGCAGCGTGTTGATGCCGCGGCGGATCAGCGCGTCGGGCGGCTGCATGTTGACCACCTCGGCCGAGCCGGGCCAGCCGATGGGGCCCGCGCCGCGCATCACCAGGATGCAGCCTTCGTCGATGCCGAGCGACGGGTCGTTGATGCGCGCGTGGTAGTCGTCCGCGCCTTCGAACACCACGGCGCGTGCTTCGAAGATGCCTTCCGCGCCCGGTTGGCTCAGGTAGCGCTGGCGGAAGGACTCGGAGATCACCGAGGTCTTCAGGATGCCGAAGTCGAACAGGTTGCCGTGCAGTACCAAAAAGCCGGCTTTTTCCATCAGCGGTGCGTTGAACGGGAAGATCACCTCGCGGTCGCGCGTCTCGCGGCCCTGCAGGTTGTCGGCCAGTGCCTTGCCGGTCACGCTCAAGGCATCGGCATGCAGGCGGCCCGCCTGCTGCAGCTCCCACATCAGCGCGGGCACGCCCCCGGCGCGGAAGAACCTCTCGCCCAGGTATTTGCCGGCTGGCTGCATGTTCAGCAGCAGGGGCAGGTCGTAGGCATGCTGTGTCCAGTCCTCGGGGCGCAGGTCCACGCCCGCGTGGCGCGCCATGGCCATGATGTGCACCTGCGCGTTGCTGCTGCCCCCCGCCACGCTGACCACGGCCAGCGCGTTGAGAAAACTCTCGCGGGTGAGGATGCGTGAAGGGCGCAGGTCCTCGTAGGCCATGTCCACGATGCGCCGCCCGGTCTCGTACGCCATCTGCCCGCGTTCGCGGTAGGGCGCCGGAATGGCGGCGCAGCCCGGCAGCGAGAGGCCCAGCGCCTCGGCCACCGCGTTCATGGTCGATGCGGTGCCCATGGTGTTGCAGTGGCCGGCCGACGGCGCGCTGCTGCAGGCGCGCTGCAGGAATTCTTCCTCGTCGATGTCGCCCGCGGCCAGCTGGCGGCGGCTGCGCCAGATCACGGTGCCCGAGCCCACCAGTTCTCCATCGTGCCAGCCGTCCAGCATGGGGCCGCCCGAGAGCACGATGGCCGGGATGTCCACCGTGGACGCCGCCATGATGCCCGCCGGGGTCGTCTTGTCGCAGCCGGTGGTCAGCACCACCGCGTCGATGGGGTAGCCGTACAGGATCTCCACCAGCCCCAGGTAGGCCAGGTTGCGGTCCAGCGCGGCGGTGGGGCGGCGGCAGTTCTCGAAGATGGGGTGCACCGGGAACTCCATCGGGATGCCCCCGGCGTCGCGGATGCCCTCGCGCACGCGCCGCGCCAGGTCCACATGGATGCGGTTGCAGGGCGACAGGTCGCTGCCGGTCTGCGCGATGCCGATGATGGGGCGGCCCGAGCGCAGCTCCTCGGGCGTGAGCCCGTAGTTCATGAAGCGTTCGAGGTAGAGCGCGGTCATGTCCGAGCGTGCGGGGTCGGCAAACCACTCGCGGGAGCGGAAGGGGCGGCGGGGTGTTTTGGTCATGGATCGCGATGTGTCAGCAGGCGGGAAGGGCGCTGCAACAGGGGTTGGCATGTTTGACTCGAACCACAAACCGTTCGGGCTGAGCCCGTCGAAGCCTCGCGCGGCGCTTCGGCCGCTCGGTGAACGGTTGTGGCGGAGCAGAAAAGTTACTTGCCGCCCCGCACCTTGGCAAGTTCGGCGTTCATTTCGCCGGTAGTTTCCTCGCCGAATTCCTTGGCGTACTTGGCCAGCACCGGCTGCAGCTTGGTGCGCATCTTGGCCTGCTCGGCCGGGGCCAGTTCGGTCACCTGCATGCCCACTTTCTTGAGCTCGCCCAGCGCCTTGTCGCTGAACGCACGGATGGTCTTGCGCTCGAACAGGGTGGCTTCGCGCGCGGCGTCCTGCACGATCTTCTGCTCCTGCGCCGACAGCCCATCCCAGGTCTTCTTGGACATCAGCAGCACCCAGGCGCTGTACATGTGGCGCGACAGCACCAGGTGCTTTTGCACTTCATAGAACTTGCTCGACAGGATGGTGGCGGGCGGGTTCTCCTGCCCGTCCACCGCGGCCTGCTCCATGGCCGAGTACAGCTCGGTGAAGGGCATGGGCGTGGCGTTGGCACCCAGGGCGTTGAAGGTGTCCAGGAACAGCGGGCTCTGGATCACGCGCAGCTTCAGGCCCGCCAGGTCTTCCGCCTTGGTGATGGCGCGGCGCGAGTTGGTCACGTGGCGAAAGCCGTTCTCCCAGAAGCCCAGGCCCACCAGGCCCTTTTCGGGCAGCTTGGCCAGCAGCTTCTGGCCGAACGGGCCGTCGAGCACCGCGTCGGCCTCCTGCTCGTTGTTGAAAGTGAGCGGCAGGTTCAGCACGCCGAAGGGTTTGATCAGCGCCATCAGCGTGGAGCTGTCGGGCACCGTCATCTCCAGCGTGCCGCCGCGCAGTGCCGAGGTCATGCTCACGTCGTTGCCCAGGGAGCCGCTGGCGTACAGCTTGGCCACCAGCTTGCCGCCGCTTTTGGCAGAGAGCTGCTCGGCAAAGTGCTTGACGGCCTGCGCCTGGGGGTGGTCGTCGTTCAGGCCGATGCCGACCTTGAACACGTGGTCCTTGATCTGCGCCGACACGGGTGCGGCCACGGCGGCCAGGATCGTGGCCGCCAGGGCCAGGGCTTTGAATTGCATGGTGTTTGTCTCCGGATATGGAATGGCTGGGGCACGGTGGGGCACGGCCAAAAAACGGTCCACCGGCGCCATCGGGTCTCTGCGGGACCCTCCCGACGCAGGCGAGAGATTAGGTTTCGCGGGGCGCGGGGTCCACTCACTTTTTTGCTAGCATCCATTCCAAATGCTGATGACTTGCCGTGGCCTCCACCCCCGTGTCGGGTAAACCCTTGTCGATGGCGCAGGCCTGCGCGCGGCTGCGCTTTCGGCACCTGCAGTTCCTGGACATCCTCGGCCAGACGCGCAACCTGCGCCTGACGGCCGAGCAGATGCACATCACGCAGCCGGCGGCCACCAAGATCCTGATGGACATCGAGGACATCCTGGAGGCGCGGCTCTTCGAGCGCCTGTCGCGCGGCATGCGGCCCAACGAACTGGGCCTGTTCACGCTGCGCTACGCGGCCAGCGCGCTCGCCGGGCACCGCAAGTTCGTCGATGAGTTCAATGCACTCAAGGAGGGCGGCCACGGCCACCTGGCGATCGGCGCCATCACGGGATCGGCCGCGCACGTGCTGACGGCGTCGGTGGCCGAGATCCAGCGCCTGCGCCCGCTGCTGGTGCTCAAGGTGCTGGAGCAAAGCAGCGACCAGCTGATCGTGTGGCTGGCCGAGCGCAAGATCGACCTGATGATCGGGCGCTTCACCGACGACGCGCACCGCACGCAATTCCACTACGAACGCCTGTCCAGCGAGCCGCTGCTGGTGGTGGGCGGCCTGCACCACCCCCTGCGCGGCGCGCGCGACCTGGACATGGCCGAGCTGTCGCACTGGCCGTGGATCCTGTACCCCGCGTCCACCGCGGTGCGCAAGGTATCGGACGACATCTTCGGGCGGAGCGGCCTGGCACTCGGATCGGGCGTGGTGGAGACCCCGTCGTTCCTGTTCGCGCTGGAGATGATGCAGGCCACCGACATGCTGTCGCTGCAGCCCCAGGCGCTGGTGGAGCGCTACATCGCCAAGGGCCTGCTGGCCCGCATCCCCGTGGACCTGCCGGACCGCATGCCCGACTACGGCCTCATCACCCGGCTGGGGGAGCCGCCCACGCCCGCCATGCAGGCCTTCACCGACGTGCTGCGCGAGGTGGCGAACCCGGTGACCGATGCGCCGTGACGGGGGCTGGCGCCGGCCGCCATCAATAACCAGCGGTTATTGAAAATGCATGCTCCCGCCTCCGTGCCGGGGCCGTTATGCTCTGCGCCCTTTCCCTGAATCTTCTGCGACCCTTTTCCCCATGCAAGACACCCCCGACACGCCCGACACCATCCAGGAGCCTCGCCGTTGGAGCGACGGCCAATGGACCGCGCAGGTCATCAAGAACGAAGACGACGACGGCTGGGCCGTGTCCATGACGCTGCGGGGCGAGGCCGAGCCCGCGCTGGTGGGGCCCTGGACCATGGGACGCGACAAGAAGAACCCCAAGCCGCTCGATGTCTCGGCCTTCCACACCCTGGTCAAGACCGCCAGCGAGGTGCTGCGCCGCCACGAGCAGCAGTTGCATGCACAGCTCCACAAGAACGTCGCGGTCACGGTCAATGGCCAGCGCCTGCGCGTGCAACTGGCCATTGTGCCCGACGAAGAGGGCGCCACGGCCACCCTGAGCGCCCAGGATGAACTGGGCGAGGAACTGGCGCGCGTGCCCGTGCAGCCCACGTTCAAGCTCACGCCCGCCAGTGCCACCGCCTGGGCCGAAGCCGGGTTCGAACGGCCCCGCTGACGGTGCAGGCAATCGCCTGGGCGACGGCCCGCCCCGCGGGTAACCCCTAGAATCGCGCCGCTGGCCTCCACAGCTTGTGGGGGCCGGCAGCGTTCTCAGGGCGGGGCGGAATTCCCCACCGGCGGTATCTGCGGGTGGCTGTTGCTACAGCCGCACCGCAGCAGCCCGCGAGCGCCCGGGCCGCGCCAGGCATGGCGGCGGCCCGGGGTCAGCAGATCTGGTGCGATGCCAGAGCCGACGGTCACAGTCCGGATGAAAGAGATCGCGAAGCCATGGCCGCCCATCGGGATGGGTGCCCGTGTGCAGTGGTGCGGGTGTTCGCTGGTGCGGGCGGGCGGGCGCGGTTTGCCGTGCGCGCCGCCGTGCGGCTGCCCGGGCCCGGCGCGCGGGTGCCTGCTTGCCGTTGTGGTGTGCCCTGTTCGCGCGCGCCCTGATTCTGGTAATCCTTTTCTTTGCTACGAGAAAATCCATGAATCAGTCCTTCCATTCCCACCATGCCGCCGCTGCCAATGCCGAACAAGGCCGTGCAGACTCCGCGCGCCGCAGCGAACGCGTTGCGGTCATCTGCGCCGGCTGGCACCGGGACATCGTCCACCAGGCCCGCGACGCCGCCGTGGCGGAGTTCGCCCGCAACGGCCTGGCTGCGAGCCAGATCGAGCAGTTCGAGGTGCCTGGCGCCTTCGAGATCCCGCTGCTGGCCAAGCGCCTGGCGCAAAGCGGCCGCTACGATGCCATCGTGGCCTGCGCGCTGGTGGTCAACGGCGGCATCTACCGCCACGAGTTCGTGACCACCGCCGTCATCGACGGCCTGATGCGCGTGCAGCTGGACACCGAGGTGCCCGTGATGTCCGCCGTGCTCACGCCGCGCGACTTCCACGAGCATGAAGACCATCTGAAGTTCTTCCGCGAGCATTTCGTGAAGAAGGGCACGGAGGTGGCCGACGCGTGCCTGCGCACCATGGCGCAGTTCAAGGCGCTGGAAGCGGCGCGCGGCGACTGACCAGCCCCCATGGGGGGGCTGGCGCGCTGGCGGGGCCGCGCGCCATGGCACCGGAACAGGCTCAGGTCGCTATTAAAAACATAGCTGTTTGCGCTGGATGGTTGGGCGTTAGAGGTCGTTTTGATTCAATTTTCTTCGACCCCCGGCCCGCCCGTCCTGTCAGGCCACCGCCAGCCGGGGCACGCGCGCCCCCGCCGCCGGGTGTTCGCCGGGCGACAGGCGGAACACCGAGACCGCGTCCACCAGCTGCTGCGCCTGTACCTTCAGGCTGTCGGCCGCCGCCGCGCTTTGCTCCACCAGCGCCGCGTTCTGCTGCGTGGCCTGGTCCATCTGCATCACGGCCTCGCCCACCTGGGCCACGCCCGCGCTCTGCTCGCTGCTGGCGGCGCTGATCTCGCCCACGATGTCGGTCACGCGGCGGATCGAGGCCACCACTTCCGTCATCGTGGCGCCGGCCCTGTCGACCAGGGCCGTGCCCTGTTCGACCCGCTCCACGCTCGCGTGGATCAGGCTCCTGATCTCCTTGGCGGCCTCGGCGCTGCGCCCGGCCAGGCTGCGCACCTCGCTGGCCACCACCGCGAAGCCCCGGCCCTGCTCGCCCGCGCGGGCGGCTTCGACCGCAGCGTTCAGCGCCAGGATGTTGGTCTGGAAGGCAATGCCGTCGATCACGCTGATGATGTCGGCGATCTTCTTGCTGCTGTCGTTGATGCCCTTCATGGTGGTCACCACCTCGGCCACCACGTCGCCGCCCTGCACGGCCACGGTGGACGCATTGACGGCCAGCTGGTTGGCCTGGCGCGCGTTGTCGGCATTGGCCTGCACGGTGGAGCTGAGCTCTTCCATCGAAGCCGAGGTTTCCTCCAGCGCGCTGGCCTGCTGCTCGGTGCGCGCCGAGAGGTCGTTGTTGCCCAGCGCGATCTCGGTGCTCGCGGCGGCCACGTTGTCGGCGTTGTGGCGCACGTGGCTCACCACGCTCGACAGGCTCAGCTGCATGCCGTGCAGCGCATTGAGCAGCAGCGCGATCTCGTCCTTGCCACGCACGGGCTGCGCCACGGTCAGGTCGCCGCTGGCCACGGCCTGCGACACCCGCACCGCGTTGTCCAGCGGGTTCACCACGGTGCGGCTGAAGGCGATGGCGCCGGCGATGCCGAGCGCGCACACCACCAGCATCACGGCCAGGCTGATGGTGGTCGCGCGCTGCGCGGTGGCGGCGGCGTGTTCGGCCACTTCGCTGCTGGCCCGGGCGATCAGTTCGCCCGCCTGGTCGATCAGCTGCGAGGGCTCGCGGTCCATGCCCTGCACCGCCTTGTCGCCCGCCTCGGCATCGTGCCCGGACGCCTTGAAGGCCTCGAAGCCCTTGCGGTAGGCGGCGCCCATGCGTTCGTGCGCCTGGGCGAACTGCGCCACGCGGTCGCGGCCCTCGCCCGGCGGCAGGCCGGCCAGCAGTTTCTTCGCCTGCACGCCGATGGCCTGCTCCTGCTTTTCAAACGCTGCCCAGTAGCGCGTGAGCTGGGCCGGGTCCTTGCCGCGCAGCAGTACGTTCTTCCACTCCTGCACCTGCACCTTGAAGTCATTGAGCATGGAGGAGGCCAATCGCTCGTGCTCGAAGCTTTGCGCCACGGTGGTCTGGTAGGTGCCCAGGGCCTGGTTCAGGCGGCTGATGCCGAACAGCGCCGCCGCGAACAGCAGCAGCAACGCCACGGTAAAGGCCAGGGGGAGTTTGAGGCTGAGCTTCATGGCGGACTCCTGAGGTTCCACGGAACGGCGCCACGGCATGTACCCATGGCGCGAAAATGAAAGCTGCAAAGTCTCTGCGGGCCTGCCATCGGGCGTGGCGGCGGGGAGACTCCCGCTGCCATTATGGCGACGGATGTAATTTTTTGTACACGGAATTCGCGCCATGCCGCAAGGGGTGCGCCGCACGGCGGTAAGATGCCTCCCCGCGGTGCAAGCCGCGCCCGGGCCCGCGGGAAGGGTTGAACCCACTTGCCGACTCCAGGAGCACGTTCGTGCTCCTTGCAGAGCTGACTTTCCATCCTTTGTGCTGCCGGATTTGCGGGCCGTCGGCGATCCATGCACGGAGGTTCTCGTGAAACGCATTTCCCCACGG from Acidovorax sp. A79 includes the following:
- a CDS encoding LysR family transcriptional regulator, producing the protein MAQACARLRFRHLQFLDILGQTRNLRLTAEQMHITQPAATKILMDIEDILEARLFERLSRGMRPNELGLFTLRYAASALAGHRKFVDEFNALKEGGHGHLAIGAITGSAAHVLTASVAEIQRLRPLLVLKVLEQSSDQLIVWLAERKIDLMIGRFTDDAHRTQFHYERLSSEPLLVVGGLHHPLRGARDLDMAELSHWPWILYPASTAVRKVSDDIFGRSGLALGSGVVETPSFLFALEMMQATDMLSLQPQALVERYIAKGLLARIPVDLPDRMPDYGLITRLGEPPTPAMQAFTDVLREVANPVTDAP
- a CDS encoding 6,7-dimethyl-8-ribityllumazine synthase; the encoded protein is MNQSFHSHHAAAANAEQGRADSARRSERVAVICAGWHRDIVHQARDAAVAEFARNGLAASQIEQFEVPGAFEIPLLAKRLAQSGRYDAIVACALVVNGGIYRHEFVTTAVIDGLMRVQLDTEVPVMSAVLTPRDFHEHEDHLKFFREHFVKKGTEVADACLRTMAQFKALEAARGD
- a CDS encoding methyl-accepting chemotaxis protein; the protein is MKLSLKLPLAFTVALLLLFAAALFGISRLNQALGTYQTTVAQSFEHERLASSMLNDFKVQVQEWKNVLLRGKDPAQLTRYWAAFEKQEQAIGVQAKKLLAGLPPGEGRDRVAQFAQAHERMGAAYRKGFEAFKASGHDAEAGDKAVQGMDREPSQLIDQAGELIARASSEVAEHAAATAQRATTISLAVMLVVCALGIAGAIAFSRTVVNPLDNAVRVSQAVASGDLTVAQPVRGKDEIALLLNALHGMQLSLSSVVSHVRHNADNVAAASTEIALGNNDLSARTEQQASALEETSASMEELSSTVQANADNARQANQLAVNASTVAVQGGDVVAEVVTTMKGINDSSKKIADIISVIDGIAFQTNILALNAAVEAARAGEQGRGFAVVASEVRSLAGRSAEAAKEIRSLIHASVERVEQGTALVDRAGATMTEVVASIRRVTDIVGEISAASSEQSAGVAQVGEAVMQMDQATQQNAALVEQSAAAADSLKVQAQQLVDAVSVFRLSPGEHPAAGARVPRLAVA